One genomic segment of Sorex araneus isolate mSorAra2 chromosome X, mSorAra2.pri, whole genome shotgun sequence includes these proteins:
- the CHPF gene encoding chondroitin sulfate synthase 2: MRASLLLSVLRPAGPVAVGISLGFTLSLLSVTWVEEPCGPGPPQSGDSELPPRGNTNAARRPNSVQPGAERERPGAGAGAGAGENWEPRVLPYRPAQPGQAAKKAVRTRYISTELGIRQKLLVAVLTSQATLPTLGVAVNRTLGHRLERVVFLTGARSRRAPPGMAVVTLGEERPIGHLHLTLRHLLEQHGDDFDWFFLVPDATYTEAHGLARLVGHLSLATAAHLYLGRPQDFIGGEPAPGRYCHGGFGVLLSRALLQQLRPHLESCRNDIISARPDEWLGRCILDATGVGCTDRHEGVQYSYLELSPGEPVQERDPRFRSALSAHPVRDPVHMYQLHKAFARAELERTYQEIQELQWEIQNTSRLAADGDRAAAWPVGIPAPSRPASRFEVLRWDYFTEQHAFSCADGSPRCPLRGADRADVADVLGAALEELNRRYHPALRLQKQQLVNGYRRFDPARGMEYTLDLQLEALTPQGGRQPLTRRVQLLRPLSRVEILPVPYVTEASRLTVLLPLAASERDLAPGFLEAFATAALEPGDAAAALTLLLLYEPRQAQRAAHADVFAPVKAHVAELERRFPGARVPWLSVQSAAPSPLRLMDLLSKKHPLDTLFLLAGPDTVLTPEFLNRCRMHAIAGWQAFFPMHFQAFHPAVAPPQGPGPPELGRDTGRFDRQASSEACFYNSDYVAARGRLAAAPEQEEELLEGLDVYELFLRFSSLHVLRAVEPALLQRYRAPACSARLSEDLYHRCRQSALEGLGSRTQLAMLLFEQEQGNST; encoded by the exons ATGCGCGCATCGCTGCTGCTGTCGGTGCTGCGGCCCGCGGGGCCCGTGGCCGTGGGCATCTCGCTGGGCTTCACCCTGAGCCTGCTCAGCGTCACCTGGGTGGAGGAGCCGTGCGGCCCGGGGCCGCCCCAGTCCGGAGATTCGGAGCTGCCGCCGCGCGGCAACACCAACGCGGCGCGCCGGCCCAACTCGGTGCAGCCCGGCGCGGAGCGCGAGAGGCCCGGGGCCGGCGCCGGCGCCGGCGCCGGGGAGAACTGGGAGCCGCGGGTCTTGCCCTACCGCCCCGCACAGCCCGGCCAGGCCGCCAAGAAGGCCGTCAG GACCCGCTACATCAGCACGGAGCTGGGCATCAGGCAGAAGCTGCTGGTGGCAGTGCTGACCTCGCAGGCCACTTTGCCCACGCTGGGCGTGGCCGTGAACCGCACCCTGGGGCACCGGCTCGAACGTGTGGTCTTCCTGACGGGCGCCAGGAGTCGCCGGGCACCGCCGGGCATGGCCGTGGTCACCCTGGGCGAGGAGCGGCCCATCGGGCACCTGCACCTGACCTTGCGCCACCTGCTGGAGCAGCACGGGGATGATTTTGATTGGTTCTTCCTGGTCCCCGACGCCACCTACACCGAGGCCCACGGACTGGCGCGTCTAGTGGGCCACCTCAGCCTGGCCACCGCGGCCCACCTCTACCTGGGCCGCCCCCAGGACTTCATCGGCGGGGAGCCCGCCCCCGGCCGCTACTGCCACGGAGGCTTCGGGGTGCTGCTGTCCCGCGCGCTGCTGCAGCAGCTGCGCCCCCACCTGGAAAGCTGCCGCAATGACATCATCAGCGCGCGCCCCGACGAGTGGCTGGGCCGCTGCATCCTGGACGCCACTGGGGTGGGTTGCACCGACCGTCACGAG GGGGTACAGTACAGCTATCTGGAGCTGAGTCCTGGCGAGCCCGTGCAGGAGCGGGACCCGCGTTTCCGCAGCGCCCTGAGCGCCCACCCTGTGCGGGACCCCGTGCACATGTACCAGCTGCACAAGGCTTTTGCTCGCGCAGAGCTGGAACGGACATACCAGGAGATCCAGGAGCTGCAG TGGGAGATCCAGAACACCAGCCGTCTGGCCGCTGATGGGGATCGGGCAGCCGCCTGGCCCGTGGGCATCCCCGCCCCCTCGCGCCCCGCCTCCCGCTTCGAGGTGCTGCGCTGGGACTATTTCACGGAGCAGCACGCGTTCTCCTGCGCGGACGGCTCGCCCCGCTGCCCGCTCCGAGGGGCCGACCGCGCCGACGTGGCGGACGTCCTGGGGGCTGCCCTGGAAGAGCTCAACCGCCGCTACCACCCAGCTCTGCGGCTCCAGAAGCAGCAGCTGGTGAACGGCTACCGCCGCTTTGACCCGGCGCGAGGCATGGAGTACACGCTGGACTTGCAGCTGGAGGCGCTGACCCCCCAGGGCGGGCGGCAGCCGCTCACCCGCCGGGTGCAGCTGCTCCGGCCGCTGAGCCGCGTGGAAATCTTGCCGGTACCATATGTCACCGAAGCGTCGCGTCTCACCGTGTTGCTGCCTCTGGCCGCCTCGGAGCGTGACCTGGCGCCGGGCTTCCTGGAGGCCTTCGCCACGGCCGCCCTGGAGCCCGGGGACGCGGCGGCCGCGCTGACCCTCCTGCTGCTGTACGAGCCCCGCCAGGCCCAGCGGGCCGCGCACGCCGACGTCTTCGCCCCGGTCAAGGCGCACGTGGCAGAGCTGGAGCGGCGCTTCCCAGGCGCCCGGGTGCCCTGGCTCAGCGTGCAGAGCGCCGCGCCCTCCCCCCTGCGCCTCATGGACCTGCTCTCCAAGAAGCACCCACTGGACACGCTCTTCCTGCTGGCCGGGCCGGACACGGTGCTCACGCCCGAGTTCCTCAACCGCTGCCGCATGCACGCCATCGCGGGCTGGCAGGCCTTCTTCCCCATGCACTTCCAGGCCTTCCACCCGGCCGTGGCCCCGCCGcagggccccgggcccccggAGCTGGGCCGCGACACGGGCCGCTTTGACCGGCAGGCCTCCAGCGAGGCCTGCTTCTACAACTCCGACTATGTGGCGGCCCGCGGGCGGCTGGCCGCCGCCccggagcaggaggaggagctgcTGGAGGGCCTGGACGTGTACGAGCTGTTCCTGCGCTTCTCGAGCCTGCACGTGCTGCGTGCCGTGGAGCCCGCCCTGCTGCAGCGCTACCGGGCGCCCGCGTGCAGCGCGCGGCTCAGCGAGGACCTGTACCACCGCTGCCGCCAGAGCGCGCTCGAGGGCCTGGGCTCGCGCACGCAGCTGGCCATGCTGCTCTTCGAGCAGGAGCAGGGCAACAGCACCTGA
- the TMEM198 gene encoding transmembrane protein 198 encodes MPGTVATLRFQLLPPEPEDDAFWSAPCEQPLERRYQALPALICIMCCLFGVVYCFFGYRCFKAVLFLTGLLFGSVIIFLLCYRERVLETQLSAGASAGIALGIGLLCGLVAMLVRSVGLFLVGLLLGLLLAAAALLGSAPYYQPGSVWGPLGLLLGGGLLCALLTLRWPRPLTTLATAVTGAALIATAADYFAELLLLARYAVERLRAAPVPHLCWRSWALLALWPLLSLMGVLVQWRVTTERDSHTEVVISRQRRRVQLMRIRQQEERKEKRRRKRPPRAPSRGTRAPPRPGPPDPAYRRRPVPIKRFNGDVLSPSYIQSFRDRQTGSSLSSFMASPTEADYEYGSRGPLTACSGPPVRV; translated from the exons ATGCCGGGCACTGTGGCCACCCTGCGGTTCCAGCTGCTGCCCCCCGAGCCAGAGGATGACGCCTTCTGGAGTGCCCCCTGCGAACAGCCTCTGGAGCGCAGGTACCAGGCACTGCCAGCCCTCATCTGCATCATGTGCTGTTTGTTTGGAGTCGTCTACTGCTTCTTCG gttaCCGCTGCTTCAAGGCGGTGCTCTTCCTCACCGGCCTGCTCTTCGGCTCCGTGATCAtcttcctgctgtgctaccggGAGCGGGTGCTGGAGACGCAGCTGAGCGCCGGGGCGAGCGCGGGCATCGCGCTGGGCATCGGGCTGCTGTGCGGGCTGGTGGCCATGCTGGTGCGCAGCGTGGGCCTCTTCCTGGTGGGGCTGCTGCTCGGGCTGCTGCTGGCCGCAGCCGCGCTGCTGGGCTCGGCACCCTACTACCAGCCGGGCTCCGTGTGGGGCCccctggggctgctgctgggcGGCGGCCTGCTGTGCGCGCTGCTCACGCTGCGCTGGCCCCGCCCGCTCACCACGCTGGCCACGGCGGTCACCGGCGCCGCGCTCATCGCCACCGCCGCGGACTACTTTGccgagctgctgctgctggcgcgCTACGCCGTGGAGCGGCTGCGGGCGGCCCCCGTCCCCCACCTCTGCTGGCGCAGCTGGGCCCTGCTGGCCCTCTGGCCGCTGCTCAGCCTCATGGGCGTCCTGGTGCAGTGGCGGGTCACCACCGAGCGGGACTCCCACACGGAAG tgGTCATCAGCCGGCAGCGGCGGCGGGTGCAGCTGATGCGGATTCGGCAGCAGGAGGAGCGCAAGGAGAAGCGGCGGAGGAAGAGACCCCCCCGGGCCCCCTCCAGAGGCACCCGGGCTCCTCCGAGGCCGGGCCCCCCGGACCCCGCGTATCGGCGCAGGCCAGTGCCCATCAAACGCTTCAATGGCGACGTCCTCTCCCCG AGCTACATCCAGAGCTTCCGGGACCGGCAGACAGGCAGTTCCCTGAGCTCCTTCATGGCCTCGCCCACAGAGGCGGACTACGAGTACGGGTCCCGGGGGCCGCTGACCGCGTGCTCGGGGCCGCCAGTCCGGGTATAG